From a single Sphingobium sp. genomic region:
- a CDS encoding glycoside hydrolase family 97 protein has protein sequence MKSAVFAISAGLCLAAAPLYAQTSQPVTATSPEGTVSVTLTVDGDGRASYAVSRKGTAILTPSKLGFLFTDVAKIDRHLSVVGQETRDFDETWAQPWGEWSTIRNRYRELKVRFKENTALARVFTVTFRLYEDGVGFRYEFPEQPNLLKANIAEELTEFAFAQNGTAWWKPAFLWNREEYLYNKTPLSAVSTAATPVTIKFNDGIHVALHEAALVDYSGMAVTRTEGNTLRANLTPGAGEPKVQKRGAWATPWRTLIIADNAAGIYHSHLMLNLNEPNKLGDMGWFKPGKFAGVWWNMIKGDWSWARGPKHGATNDNVKRYIDFAAENGIPHLLVEGWNVGWDGDWFGNGHDMDFTKPTEDFDVDMLVAYAKKKGVRLVGHHETGGAASHYDKQLDAAFKFAADRNYMAVKTGYVTDAGQMEREDSDGRKYREWHESQWMVNHQLRVVETAAKYKIAIASHEPVKGTGLHRTYPNWAAREGMRGMEYNAWGGKNPPEHEANVVFTRMLEGPMDFTPGILSLKGQGDSDILSTIAKQLALYIVIYSPLQMVADTPENYAKYPEPMKFIRDVPVDWQDTRVLNGEVGDYVTIARKERGGPNWYVGAVGDEEARSVSFQLDFLTPGKRYKAEVYRDADDADYRTEKRHAIVIESRMVTSTDSMDLRIAPGGGFAIRFVEQKVK, from the coding sequence ATGAAATCTGCCGTTTTTGCCATCAGCGCAGGGCTGTGCCTCGCGGCAGCGCCGCTTTACGCGCAGACGAGCCAACCGGTTACCGCGACATCACCGGAGGGAACGGTAAGTGTGACGCTCACAGTTGATGGCGACGGGCGCGCGTCTTATGCGGTGAGCCGCAAGGGTACGGCGATCCTTACGCCTTCCAAATTAGGGTTTCTGTTCACCGATGTCGCAAAAATCGATCGGCATCTCAGCGTGGTCGGGCAGGAAACGCGCGACTTCGACGAAACCTGGGCGCAGCCTTGGGGCGAATGGTCGACGATTCGCAACCGTTATCGCGAACTGAAAGTCCGGTTCAAGGAAAACACCGCGCTGGCGCGTGTCTTTACCGTAACGTTCCGCTTGTACGAAGATGGAGTGGGTTTCCGTTATGAATTTCCGGAGCAGCCCAACCTGCTCAAAGCCAATATTGCGGAAGAACTGACCGAATTTGCCTTTGCGCAGAACGGCACAGCATGGTGGAAGCCGGCCTTCCTCTGGAACCGAGAGGAATATCTTTACAACAAAACACCGCTGTCGGCCGTTAGTACTGCGGCAACACCTGTTACAATCAAGTTCAATGACGGTATCCATGTCGCGCTGCATGAGGCCGCGTTGGTCGATTATTCAGGCATGGCGGTTACACGAACAGAGGGCAACACGCTCCGCGCGAATTTGACGCCAGGTGCGGGCGAGCCCAAGGTGCAAAAACGCGGCGCTTGGGCGACGCCTTGGCGGACCCTGATCATTGCTGACAACGCCGCCGGCATTTATCACAGCCATTTAATGTTGAACCTGAACGAGCCAAATAAGCTTGGCGACATGGGCTGGTTTAAGCCAGGCAAGTTTGCCGGTGTCTGGTGGAACATGATCAAGGGCGACTGGAGCTGGGCACGCGGGCCAAAGCACGGTGCGACTAATGACAATGTGAAGCGCTATATCGATTTCGCTGCAGAGAACGGCATTCCCCACCTGCTGGTAGAGGGGTGGAATGTAGGCTGGGACGGTGACTGGTTCGGCAACGGCCACGATATGGATTTTACTAAGCCGACCGAGGATTTCGACGTCGACATGCTGGTCGCCTACGCAAAGAAAAAGGGTGTGCGGCTTGTCGGCCATCATGAAACCGGGGGGGCTGCTTCTCATTATGACAAGCAGCTCGATGCGGCGTTTAAATTTGCGGCAGACCGCAATTACATGGCGGTCAAAACAGGCTATGTCACCGATGCTGGACAGATGGAGCGAGAAGACTCCGATGGCCGCAAATATCGCGAGTGGCATGAGAGCCAATGGATGGTGAACCACCAGTTGCGCGTTGTTGAAACCGCTGCGAAATACAAAATTGCCATCGCCAGTCATGAGCCGGTGAAAGGAACCGGACTGCATCGGACCTACCCGAACTGGGCTGCGCGCGAAGGCATGCGCGGCATGGAGTATAATGCGTGGGGCGGGAAGAACCCGCCCGAGCATGAAGCCAATGTCGTCTTCACCCGAATGCTTGAAGGGCCGATGGACTTTACCCCTGGCATATTGAGCTTGAAAGGGCAGGGCGATAGCGACATATTGTCCACCATTGCCAAGCAGCTGGCACTATATATCGTGATATATTCTCCGCTACAAATGGTCGCGGATACGCCCGAAAATTATGCCAAATACCCTGAGCCGATGAAATTTATTCGCGACGTACCCGTCGATTGGCAGGATACACGGGTGCTCAATGGCGAAGTGGGGGATTATGTCACCATTGCGCGGAAAGAACGTGGCGGTCCGAATTGGTATGTGGGTGCGGTTGGTGACGAAGAGGCACGTAGCGTCAGTTTCC
- a CDS encoding alpha glucosidase yields the protein MYKIKTTPITGSPWWRGATIYQIYPRSFADSNGDGIGDLPGITSKLDYVADLGVDAIWLSPFFTSPMRDFGYDVSDYCDVDPIFGTLADFDALVAKAHSLGLKVIIDQVYSHTSDQHAWFSESRASRVNPRTDWYVWADPKADGSPPTNWQSVFGGPAWTWDARRQQYYLHNFLAQQPQLNVHNRDVQDALLNVAKFWLDRGVDGFRVDAINFAMHDPQLRDNPPSPAANGVRTRPFDYQLKLYNQSHADIPAFIERIRQLTDLYPGRFTVAEVGGDNPEREMKVFTEGDTHFNSAYGFDFLYAERLTPALVQKALNTWPDGEGVGWPSWAFSNHDAPRWTSRWVPADAHDAFVRMALLLLTCLRGNIILWQGEELGLTQVDIPFEQLQDPEAIANWPLTLSRDGTRTPMPWVAQDEQGGFSTGRPWLPLGEANMACAVDLQQSDPRSLLNFTRSLLAMRAAHSTLREGKCDVLLADEQCLVLRRECDGETLWGVFNLSATTAVWPDMVDPALDVLKAVNEAKVGALPPFAAILLGS from the coding sequence TTGTACAAGATAAAAACGACGCCGATTACTGGCTCTCCATGGTGGCGCGGCGCGACGATCTACCAGATTTATCCGCGCAGCTTCGCGGACAGCAATGGCGACGGCATAGGCGACCTACCTGGAATTACGTCAAAGTTGGATTATGTCGCCGATCTCGGTGTTGATGCAATCTGGCTGTCTCCATTTTTTACATCACCGATGCGCGATTTCGGCTACGATGTCTCAGATTATTGTGACGTTGACCCTATTTTCGGGACGCTTGCTGATTTTGACGCTCTTGTCGCCAAAGCGCATAGCCTTGGACTCAAGGTAATTATCGATCAGGTTTATTCGCACACATCCGATCAGCATGCTTGGTTTAGCGAGAGCCGAGCTTCGCGAGTTAATCCGCGAACGGATTGGTATGTATGGGCAGATCCGAAGGCAGATGGATCACCGCCGACTAATTGGCAGTCCGTGTTCGGCGGGCCGGCATGGACTTGGGATGCGCGGCGGCAGCAATATTATCTGCACAACTTCCTGGCGCAACAGCCGCAACTCAACGTCCATAACCGTGACGTCCAGGATGCGCTTCTCAACGTTGCGAAATTCTGGCTTGATCGGGGTGTCGACGGGTTTCGGGTCGATGCGATCAATTTTGCTATGCATGATCCGCAGTTGCGGGACAATCCGCCTTCACCTGCGGCTAATGGCGTGCGTACCAGGCCATTCGACTATCAACTAAAGCTGTACAATCAATCGCATGCCGACATTCCGGCATTCATAGAACGCATTCGCCAGCTGACAGATCTTTATCCTGGGCGGTTCACCGTCGCGGAGGTCGGCGGAGACAATCCCGAGCGCGAGATGAAAGTCTTTACTGAAGGCGATACGCATTTCAACAGTGCCTATGGTTTTGATTTTCTCTATGCTGAGCGACTGACGCCGGCCTTGGTGCAAAAGGCACTCAACACTTGGCCCGATGGTGAGGGCGTGGGTTGGCCGAGCTGGGCTTTTTCAAACCATGATGCCCCGCGCTGGACCAGTCGCTGGGTACCCGCTGATGCGCACGATGCCTTTGTGCGAATGGCATTGCTGCTTCTTACTTGCCTGCGCGGCAACATCATTTTGTGGCAGGGCGAGGAACTTGGGCTGACCCAGGTCGATATCCCTTTTGAGCAACTCCAAGACCCTGAAGCTATCGCAAATTGGCCGCTAACGCTCAGTAGGGATGGCACCAGGACGCCGATGCCTTGGGTCGCCCAGGACGAACAGGGCGGTTTTAGCACCGGCAGACCCTGGTTACCACTCGGCGAAGCCAATATGGCCTGTGCAGTTGATCTCCAGCAAAGCGATCCGCGCTCTCTGCTTAATTTTACCCGTTCGCTTCTGGCGATGCGCGCAGCGCATTCGACGCTGCGTGAAGGGAAATGTGATGTCCTTTTGGCTGATGAACAATGTCTTGTGCTGCGCCGGGAGTGCGATGGCGAAACGCTGTGGGGGGTTTTCAATCTGTCTGCCACGACTGCTGTTTGGCCGGATATGGTGGATCCCGCCTTGGATGTCCTGAAGGCGGTAAATGAGGCAAAAGTAGGAGCGCTGCCACCTTTCGCGGCAATTTTATTGGGGAGTTGA
- a CDS encoding alpha-amylase family glycosyl hydrolase: MLKIKPAKAAIAALLSASLLTVPLAAQGFRDRLPEDEVIYFVLPDRFANGNPKNDTGGIKGDRMKHGFDPTHKGFYHGGDLKGLTGKLDYLQSLGITAIWFAPIFRNKPVQGGPGEESAGYHGYWVTDFTAVDPHFGSNDEFKAFVDAAHARGMKVYMDIITNHTADVINYAECPKSACEYRSRADYPYSRRASDEAAINVGFEGDSVKTVENFARLTDMTYAYTPVVPKGEEQVKVPAWLNDVRYYHNRGNTTFRGENSTMGDFAGLDDLYTENPAVVDGFIAIYGAWIDKYGIDGFRIDTAKHVNPEFWQKFVPAIMARAKQRGIPNFHIFGEVFSEEVDATPLVRHTVVAGLPTVLDFAFATAAKRTIAENDGTEVIERVLQGDALYAGGEATAGRLPTFLGNHDMGRFATFVRRARPGVSDAEVLARVKLGHALMFTMRGVPTVYSGDEQGFVGDGGDQDARETLFASKVPEYLDNRLIGTSATHAQNNYTQDHPLFQLIAKLSLVRRTNPALLRGRQIVRNYSEKPGLFAFSRVDEATGQEVLVVFNTSTQPLNANVETDPKSTNFTSLSGNCPASVRAPGSAIFELAALDYAICAVK; this comes from the coding sequence ATGCTGAAAATTAAACCGGCAAAGGCTGCTATTGCTGCATTGCTGTCAGCATCGCTTTTGACCGTGCCGCTCGCCGCGCAAGGGTTTCGCGACCGATTGCCTGAAGACGAAGTGATTTACTTCGTCTTGCCTGACCGCTTTGCCAATGGAAATCCCAAAAACGATACCGGCGGTATCAAGGGTGATCGTATGAAGCACGGCTTCGATCCAACGCATAAGGGCTTCTATCATGGTGGCGACCTCAAGGGCTTGACGGGCAAGCTGGATTACCTTCAGTCACTTGGCATCACTGCGATCTGGTTTGCGCCGATTTTTAGGAATAAGCCGGTGCAAGGCGGGCCTGGGGAAGAGAGCGCAGGCTATCACGGCTATTGGGTAACCGATTTTACTGCGGTCGACCCTCATTTCGGCAGCAATGATGAGTTCAAGGCCTTTGTCGATGCTGCGCACGCACGCGGAATGAAGGTTTATATGGACATCATCACCAACCATACCGCCGATGTCATCAACTATGCAGAATGCCCGAAATCTGCGTGCGAGTATCGCAGTCGGGCAGATTACCCCTATTCTCGCCGGGCCTCAGACGAAGCAGCGATCAATGTTGGCTTTGAGGGTGACAGCGTTAAGACTGTTGAAAATTTTGCCCGTCTTACCGACATGACTTACGCCTACACGCCGGTGGTGCCGAAGGGCGAAGAACAAGTGAAGGTTCCCGCCTGGCTCAATGATGTGCGCTATTACCACAATCGCGGCAATACGACCTTTCGCGGCGAAAACTCGACCATGGGGGATTTTGCAGGTCTCGATGACCTCTACACCGAGAACCCGGCGGTGGTTGACGGATTTATCGCCATTTACGGGGCGTGGATCGACAAATATGGGATCGATGGCTTTCGTATCGATACCGCTAAGCATGTGAACCCTGAATTCTGGCAGAAATTTGTGCCTGCGATTATGGCTCGTGCGAAACAGCGAGGAATCCCCAATTTCCATATATTTGGTGAGGTCTTCTCCGAGGAAGTCGATGCTACACCGTTGGTCCGCCATACGGTGGTTGCGGGTTTGCCTACGGTCCTTGATTTTGCTTTCGCGACCGCCGCTAAACGAACTATCGCCGAGAATGACGGGACAGAAGTTATCGAGCGCGTGCTGCAAGGCGATGCGCTCTATGCCGGGGGAGAGGCGACTGCGGGGCGTTTACCTACCTTCCTAGGGAACCATGATATGGGGCGATTCGCGACCTTCGTGCGCCGCGCGCGTCCCGGTGTATCCGATGCTGAAGTACTTGCGCGTGTGAAACTCGGCCATGCGCTGATGTTCACGATGCGTGGCGTTCCAACTGTTTATTCAGGGGACGAACAGGGATTTGTCGGTGATGGCGGCGATCAGGATGCGCGTGAGACCCTGTTTGCTTCAAAGGTTCCGGAATACCTCGACAACCGCCTAATCGGCACAAGCGCGACCCATGCGCAGAATAATTACACCCAAGATCACCCGTTGTTCCAGCTGATTGCCAAGCTGTCCTTGGTCCGCAGAACCAATCCTGCACTGCTGCGCGGTCGGCAAATCGTTCGCAATTACTCTGAAAAGCCAGGCTTGTTCGCTTTTTCGCGGGTGGACGAAGCAACCGGTCAAGAGGTTCTTGTGGTTTTCAATACATCGACGCAGCCGTTGAATGCAAATGTGGAGACCGATCCCAAGTCGACGAACTTCACCTCGTTGTCCGGCAACTGTCCTGCATCCGTTCGCGCGCCAGGCAGCGCCATCTTTGAGTTGGCTGCGCTCGATTATGCAATTTGTGCTGTAAAATGA
- a CDS encoding tryptophan halogenase family protein: MAEAAVRNIVIVGGGTAGWMAAALLARFLDKRYTIHLVESEEIGTVGVGEATIPMLRFVNQALGFDEHDFVRATQGSFKLGIEFDGWLKPGHKYIHAFGAIGRGLGLTAFQHFWLRRQKDGDGRSLWNYSPCALAAYGNSFGPIEAAPGSPPSGFSWAYHFDAGLYAAYLRKFAEQQGVLRTEGKIVHVCLNGGTGNIASVRLDNDREVAGDFFLDCTGFRALLIGGVLQRDYEDWSHWLRCDRAVAVPCAGVTPILPYTRSTARKAGWQWRIPLQHRIGNGHVYCSAHLSDDEAAGTLLANLDGEALAEPRFLKFKTGMRQESWYKNCVAVGLASGFMEPLESTSIHLIQTAVDRFLKFLPGEGLCDADIAEYNRQNRFEWETIRDFLILHYHRNERDEPFWKECAQMPIPGRLQRKIELFEASGRIFREHEELFTEVGWLQVLLGQGVTPRAYHPLADNLDAAQFLEFMELAEKAAKLVAGKAIAHDEYLNRFCKAGS; the protein is encoded by the coding sequence ATGGCGGAGGCGGCAGTGCGGAATATCGTCATTGTCGGGGGAGGAACTGCGGGTTGGATGGCGGCCGCTCTACTCGCCCGTTTTCTCGACAAGCGTTATACTATCCATTTGGTTGAATCCGAAGAGATCGGAACCGTCGGGGTTGGTGAGGCAACCATTCCCATGCTCCGCTTTGTGAACCAGGCGCTTGGTTTTGATGAGCATGATTTTGTCCGTGCGACACAGGGCAGCTTCAAATTAGGAATCGAGTTTGATGGCTGGCTGAAGCCAGGTCACAAATATATCCATGCCTTTGGTGCGATTGGTCGGGGACTTGGCCTGACAGCCTTTCAGCATTTCTGGCTGCGGCGGCAGAAAGACGGAGACGGTCGCTCGCTTTGGAATTATTCGCCTTGCGCACTTGCAGCCTATGGCAACAGCTTTGGCCCAATCGAAGCTGCTCCAGGTTCACCGCCCAGCGGCTTTTCCTGGGCCTATCATTTCGACGCAGGTCTTTACGCAGCATATCTTCGTAAATTTGCCGAACAACAAGGCGTTTTGCGGACCGAGGGCAAGATTGTCCACGTGTGCCTTAACGGCGGAACCGGCAATATTGCTTCGGTCCGCTTGGATAATGACCGAGAAGTTGCTGGTGACTTTTTCCTTGATTGCACCGGTTTCCGGGCATTGTTGATCGGCGGGGTACTGCAGCGAGATTATGAGGACTGGTCGCACTGGCTGCGTTGTGACCGCGCTGTTGCCGTGCCCTGCGCTGGTGTCACGCCGATCCTGCCCTATACGCGCTCGACTGCACGTAAGGCGGGATGGCAATGGCGGATCCCGCTGCAGCACCGGATCGGGAACGGGCATGTCTATTGCAGCGCGCATCTGTCTGACGATGAAGCCGCCGGTACGTTGCTCGCCAATCTTGACGGTGAAGCATTGGCAGAACCACGCTTCCTTAAATTCAAAACCGGGATGCGGCAGGAAAGCTGGTACAAAAACTGCGTCGCTGTGGGTCTCGCCTCCGGGTTTATGGAGCCATTGGAATCGACGAGTATTCATCTTATCCAGACGGCCGTTGACCGCTTCCTCAAATTCCTCCCCGGCGAGGGATTATGTGACGCAGATATTGCGGAATATAATCGGCAGAACCGCTTTGAATGGGAAACGATCCGTGACTTCCTGATATTGCACTATCATCGAAACGAGCGCGATGAACCGTTTTGGAAGGAATGTGCGCAGATGCCCATTCCCGGACGATTGCAACGCAAGATCGAGTTGTTTGAGGCGAGTGGTCGGATCTTCCGCGAACATGAGGAATTGTTCACGGAGGTGGGCTGGCTGCAGGTGTTACTAGGGCAGGGCGTAACGCCGCGCGCCTACCATCCGCTGGCTGACAATCTGGATGCTGCACAATTTTTAGAGTTCATGGAACTTGCCGAAAAGGCTGCGAAGCTTGTAGCGGGCAAGGCTATTGCGCACGACGAATATCTTAACCGCTTTTGCAAGGCAGGGAGCTGA